A single region of the Erythrobacter sp. genome encodes:
- the odhB gene encoding 2-oxoglutarate dehydrogenase complex dihydrolipoyllysine-residue succinyltransferase, whose translation MATEIKVPALGESVTEGTIGEWLKQPGDPVEADEPIASLETDKVAVDVPSPVAGVMSEHKVAVGDTVEVGAVIALIDEGAEASPSPSPSPAPAPAESETKDDDADSKGGEGPSEELIAAAATLSPAVRRAVLEHGVDPSTIKGTGKDGRLTKEDVIAAAEAKKSGAPAPSAAPAPAPSPAPAPTLVATGERREERVKMTRMRQTIAKRLKGAQDNAALLTTFNDVDMSAVIEARNKYKDLFAKKHDIRLGFMGFFAKAACLALKDVPAANAYIEGDEIVYHDYVDISVAVSAPNGLVVPVIRDADKKGFARIEKDIADFGQRAKEGTLTMEDMSGGTFTISNGGVFGSLMSTPIINPPQSAVLGLHRIEDRPVAVNGEVVIRPMMYIALSYDHRLIDGREAVTALKIIKEAIEDPTRMLIDL comes from the coding sequence ATGGCAACCGAAATCAAAGTCCCCGCCCTCGGCGAATCGGTCACGGAAGGCACGATCGGCGAATGGCTCAAGCAGCCGGGCGACCCGGTCGAGGCCGACGAGCCGATCGCGAGCCTCGAAACCGACAAGGTCGCGGTCGACGTGCCCTCGCCGGTCGCGGGCGTCATGTCCGAGCACAAGGTCGCGGTCGGCGACACGGTCGAAGTCGGCGCGGTGATCGCGCTGATCGACGAGGGGGCCGAAGCCTCGCCCTCGCCCTCGCCCTCCCCTGCCCCTGCGCCCGCCGAGAGCGAGACGAAGGACGACGACGCGGACAGCAAGGGCGGCGAAGGCCCGTCCGAGGAACTGATCGCGGCGGCCGCGACGCTTTCGCCCGCGGTGCGCCGCGCGGTGCTCGAACACGGGGTGGACCCCTCCACGATCAAGGGCACGGGCAAGGACGGCCGCCTGACCAAGGAAGACGTGATCGCCGCCGCCGAAGCGAAGAAGAGCGGCGCGCCCGCGCCTTCCGCAGCGCCCGCCCCGGCGCCTTCACCCGCCCCCGCTCCGACGCTGGTTGCGACCGGCGAACGCCGCGAAGAGCGGGTCAAGATGACCCGGATGCGCCAGACCATCGCCAAGAGGCTGAAAGGCGCGCAGGACAATGCCGCGCTGCTCACCACGTTCAACGATGTCGACATGAGCGCGGTGATCGAGGCCCGTAACAAGTACAAGGACCTCTTCGCCAAGAAGCACGACATCCGTTTGGGCTTCATGGGCTTCTTCGCCAAGGCCGCCTGCCTTGCGCTGAAGGACGTGCCGGCGGCCAACGCCTATATCGAGGGCGACGAGATCGTGTACCACGACTATGTCGACATCTCGGTTGCCGTGAGCGCTCCCAACGGCCTCGTCGTCCCCGTCATCCGCGACGCCGACAAGAAGGGCTTCGCCCGCATCGAAAAGGACATCGCCGATTTCGGCCAGCGCGCCAAGGAAGGCACGCTGACGATGGAGGACATGAGCGGCGGCACTTTCACCATTTCGAATGGCGGCGTGTTCGGAAGCCTCATGTCGACCCCGATCATCAACCCGCCGCAGAGCGCCGTGCTCGGCCTCCACCGGATCGAGGATCGGCCGGTCGCGGTGAACGGCGAAGTCGTCATCCGCCCGATGATGTATATCGCCCTGTCCTACGACCACCGCCTGATCGACGGGCGCGAGGCGGTGACCGCGCTCAAGATCATCAAGGAAGCGATCGAGGATCCGACCCGGATGCTGATCGACCTGTGA
- a CDS encoding trimeric intracellular cation channel family protein, whose amino-acid sequence MNAGVTGAILTPILDWLDLAGIAVFALSGALIAARERQSFVTMGFFALVTGVGGGTIRDLLIGAPVFWIFDPWVAPVCLGMAILAWYFPGRIWDGRLFFYADGAGLAAFSVLGTAKALAYGIPPVPAMLMGVLTGVAGGIIRDVVAGRPSVIMQPQIYLTAALIASAITAAGSFLAEVLRFNETIAWAAAFAVGFVVRLGAIRFRWRWPSYGRLRRKAAAETAAQMDAIAEIEAGEYPAGEASEGAGQAEEAASPERDSAAP is encoded by the coding sequence ATGAACGCAGGCGTTACGGGTGCGATCCTGACCCCGATCCTCGACTGGCTCGACCTTGCCGGCATCGCGGTCTTCGCGCTGTCGGGCGCGCTCATCGCCGCGCGCGAGCGGCAGAGCTTCGTCACCATGGGCTTCTTCGCGCTCGTCACCGGAGTCGGCGGGGGCACGATCCGCGACCTGTTGATCGGCGCGCCGGTGTTCTGGATATTCGATCCCTGGGTCGCCCCGGTCTGCCTCGGCATGGCGATCCTCGCCTGGTATTTCCCGGGGCGCATCTGGGACGGGCGGCTGTTCTTCTACGCGGACGGCGCGGGGCTCGCCGCCTTTTCGGTGCTCGGGACGGCCAAGGCGCTCGCCTATGGCATCCCGCCGGTCCCGGCGATGCTGATGGGGGTGCTGACCGGGGTTGCGGGCGGGATCATCCGCGATGTCGTGGCGGGGCGGCCTTCGGTCATCATGCAGCCGCAGATATATCTCACCGCCGCGCTGATCGCCTCGGCCATCACGGCGGCGGGCTCCTTCCTCGCCGAGGTCCTGCGTTTCAACGAGACCATCGCCTGGGCCGCGGCCTTCGCGGTCGGCTTCGTCGTCCGGCTCGGCGCAATCCGGTTCCGCTGGCGCTGGCCGTCCTATGGCAGGCTGCGGCGCAAGGCCGCCGCCGAGACGGCAGCCCAGATGGACGCCATCGCCGAAATCGAGGCTGGCGAGTATCCCGCCGGAGAAGCGAGCGAAGGGGCGGGCCAGGCCGAAGAAGCCGCCTCGCCAGAGCGCGATTCAGCGGCGCCTTGA
- a CDS encoding serine hydrolase — translation MRTLLLAAAAAVFAAHTPALAQSPQDRLDVRYDRALAAGYKALMLCSAMAIAERNGTTRSPESVHEWELSGIYPALDPIIRDLPYEIVRRPTGQIAHVQVEWADDMPGRIAAYYGQETGCSVLPIGAPEDVSNPEAPLSEPERDSAGAEGRIVELEVVDGGEGGAMLQGPLGSVLTDAFAERYGEGRTTAVLVRQVGADGTMIEDSARYAPGFDENTPQRTWSVAKSIAATLVGAAVLSGEYEVSDPVGLDYWRAGAEGDPRNAITIDHALRMATGRYSDTPGNRTDPLYWGGTTVDERAANWPIVHKPGTVYRYANNDTLMAVKAIERWLTYYSPDEFFAKLGMDDTVAETDIRGNYVLSSQVWSTASDLAALGQLYLNDGIGPDGERLLPEGWRDYVSDPAGPQPEGTAWGYGAGWWTFRRPEGNAFEGIPDDAFAARGNRGQYVVVVPSRQVVIVRRGEDRVGTRFDIAAFTRDVLDALEGE, via the coding sequence ATGAGAACGCTCCTCCTCGCCGCCGCCGCTGCGGTGTTCGCCGCGCATACCCCGGCCCTCGCCCAGTCCCCGCAGGACCGCCTCGACGTGCGCTACGACCGGGCGCTTGCAGCCGGGTACAAGGCGCTGATGCTGTGCAGCGCGATGGCCATTGCCGAGCGCAACGGGACCACGCGCAGCCCCGAAAGCGTGCACGAATGGGAGCTGTCGGGCATCTACCCTGCGCTCGACCCAATCATCCGCGACCTGCCGTACGAGATTGTGCGCCGCCCGACGGGCCAGATCGCCCATGTGCAAGTCGAGTGGGCCGACGATATGCCGGGCCGGATCGCGGCCTATTACGGGCAGGAAACCGGCTGCTCGGTCCTTCCCATCGGTGCGCCGGAGGACGTGAGCAATCCGGAGGCGCCTCTGTCCGAACCCGAGCGCGATTCTGCGGGTGCCGAGGGACGCATCGTCGAACTTGAGGTGGTCGATGGCGGCGAGGGCGGGGCGATGCTGCAAGGCCCGCTCGGCTCTGTCCTTACCGACGCCTTTGCAGAGCGATATGGCGAGGGTCGGACCACTGCGGTGCTTGTTCGACAGGTCGGCGCAGACGGCACCATGATCGAGGACTCCGCCCGTTACGCGCCCGGCTTCGACGAGAACACTCCGCAGCGCACCTGGTCGGTCGCCAAGAGCATCGCCGCCACCCTTGTCGGTGCAGCAGTCCTTTCGGGCGAATACGAAGTGAGCGACCCCGTCGGCCTCGACTACTGGCGCGCCGGGGCCGAGGGCGATCCGAGGAACGCCATCACCATCGACCACGCCCTGCGCATGGCGACGGGCCGCTATTCCGACACGCCGGGCAACCGCACCGACCCGCTCTACTGGGGCGGGACCACGGTGGACGAGCGCGCCGCCAACTGGCCGATCGTCCACAAGCCCGGCACGGTCTATCGCTACGCCAACAACGACACGCTGATGGCGGTGAAGGCGATCGAGCGCTGGCTGACCTATTATTCCCCGGACGAATTCTTCGCCAAGCTCGGCATGGACGACACCGTCGCCGAGACCGATATCCGCGGCAATTACGTCCTCTCCTCGCAGGTCTGGTCGACCGCGAGCGACCTTGCGGCGCTCGGCCAGCTCTATCTCAACGACGGTATCGGCCCGGACGGCGAGCGCCTGCTTCCCGAAGGCTGGCGCGACTACGTCTCCGATCCCGCAGGCCCCCAGCCCGAAGGGACCGCGTGGGGCTACGGTGCGGGCTGGTGGACTTTCCGCCGGCCCGAAGGGAACGCTTTCGAAGGCATTCCCGACGACGCCTTCGCCGCGCGCGGCAACCGGGGGCAATATGTCGTCGTCGTCCCTTCACGGCAGGTCGTCATCGTGCGCCGGGGCGAGGACCGCGTAGGAACCCGCTTCGACATCGCCGCTTTCACGCGCGACGTGCTGGATGCTCTCGAAGGGGAGTAA
- the rpsK gene encoding 30S ribosomal protein S11, protein MAREPGRVRRRDKKNISSGVAHINASFNNTMITITDAQGNAISWSSAGMMGFKGSRKSTPYAAQVAADDAGKKAAEHGVRTLEVEVKGPGSGRESALRGLAAVGFNITSIRDVTPIPHNGVRPSKRRRV, encoded by the coding sequence ATGGCACGCGAACCCGGCCGAGTGAGGCGCCGCGACAAGAAGAACATTTCTTCGGGCGTCGCGCACATCAACGCCAGCTTCAACAACACCATGATCACCATCACCGATGCGCAGGGCAATGCGATCAGCTGGTCCAGCGCCGGCATGATGGGCTTCAAGGGCAGCCGCAAGTCGACTCCCTATGCCGCCCAAGTCGCAGCCGACGACGCGGGCAAGAAGGCCGCTGAACACGGCGTGCGCACGCTCGAAGTCGAGGTCAAAGGCCCTGGCTCGGGCCGCGAAAGCGCGCTGCGCGGCCTTGCCGCGGTTGGCTTCAACATCACCTCGATCCGCGACGTGACGCCCATCCCGCACAACGGCGTTCGCCCGTCCAAGCGTCGCCGCGTCTGA
- the rplQ gene encoding 50S ribosomal protein L17, with product MRHGISQRKLGRKTGHRKALFRNMAAALIKHEQIVTTLPKAKELRPYVEKLVTLAKRGGLSNRRLAMGRLQDETQLKKLFDVLAERYSDREGGYVRIIKAGYRASDSAQLAVIEFVDRDEDAKGQDSGPDMSEMDEYEDA from the coding sequence ATGCGTCACGGTATTTCGCAGCGCAAGCTCGGTCGCAAGACCGGCCACCGCAAGGCCCTGTTCCGCAACATGGCGGCTGCCCTCATCAAGCACGAGCAGATCGTCACGACCCTGCCCAAGGCGAAGGAACTGCGCCCCTACGTCGAAAAGCTGGTCACGCTCGCCAAGCGTGGCGGCCTTTCGAACCGCCGCCTTGCGATGGGCCGACTGCAGGACGAAACCCAGCTCAAGAAGCTCTTCGACGTGCTGGCCGAGCGCTATTCGGACCGCGAAGGCGGCTATGTCCGCATCATCAAGGCCGGTTATCGCGCCAGCGATAGCGCCCAGCTGGCGGTGATCGAATTCGTCGACCGCGACGAGGACGCGAAGGGTCAGGATTCGGGCCCCGACATGAGCGAGATGGACGAATACGAGGACGCCTGA
- a CDS encoding adenylate kinase, producing MNIILLGPPGAGKGTQSKGLVERHGMVQLSTGDMLRETRKADTELGRTVADIMDSGGLVSDDIVSAMIDAKLADMGEGQGAIFDGYPRTAAQAEQLDEILAKHGRALDRVIELEVNEDALVERITGRFSCANCGTLYHDTANPPKTPGVCDSCGSTEFKRRPDDNEETVRNRMAEYRAKTAPILPGYEARGIVTRIDGMAGIEDVAAAIDKVLA from the coding sequence GTGAACATCATTCTTCTGGGGCCTCCCGGTGCGGGCAAGGGCACGCAGTCAAAAGGGCTCGTCGAACGCCACGGCATGGTCCAGCTTTCGACCGGCGATATGCTGCGCGAAACGCGCAAGGCCGACACCGAGCTCGGCCGCACCGTCGCCGACATCATGGATTCGGGCGGGCTCGTGTCGGACGACATCGTCTCGGCCATGATCGATGCCAAGCTCGCCGACATGGGCGAGGGGCAGGGCGCGATCTTCGATGGCTATCCGCGCACTGCGGCGCAGGCCGAACAGCTCGACGAAATCCTCGCGAAACACGGCCGTGCGCTCGACCGGGTGATCGAGCTCGAGGTCAACGAGGACGCGCTGGTCGAACGCATTACCGGGCGTTTTTCCTGCGCCAATTGCGGCACGCTCTATCATGACACCGCCAACCCTCCGAAGACGCCGGGCGTGTGCGATTCGTGCGGCTCGACCGAATTCAAGCGCCGCCCCGACGACAACGAGGAAACCGTACGCAACCGCATGGCCGAATACCGCGCCAAGACCGCGCCGATCCTGCCCGGCTACGAGGCGCGCGGGATCGTCACGCGGATCGACGGCATGGCGGGGATCGAGGATGTCGCCGCCGCGATCGACAAGGTTCTGGCCTGA
- a CDS encoding SRPBCC family protein, with the protein MTRFTIRAIAAASVAALAFPASAEVVRQGENSFVTRDEAVVSATPKEVWLALISPARWWNSAHTWSGEAANLRLTPQAGGCFCESIPEVDEPGRFTLEGSVEHMRVIQAYPERALVMRGALGPLQPEPVTGVLTIAISEVEEGTRIVWEYNVGGFMRFETPVIARAVDGVMSEQLAGLAGLLGQVDLPESEPEPESEPEPEPDPDPEPEPEIEAEAVIEQTPAERGPSVEEAFGDLVEDESGDKSPR; encoded by the coding sequence ATGACCCGTTTCACCATTCGCGCAATCGCAGCGGCGAGCGTCGCCGCGCTGGCGTTTCCCGCGTCGGCCGAGGTCGTGCGGCAAGGCGAAAACAGCTTCGTCACCCGCGACGAGGCGGTCGTTTCTGCCACTCCCAAGGAAGTCTGGCTCGCGCTTATCAGCCCGGCGCGCTGGTGGAATTCGGCGCACACGTGGTCGGGCGAAGCGGCCAATCTGAGGCTGACGCCGCAGGCGGGCGGATGCTTTTGCGAGAGCATCCCCGAAGTCGACGAGCCGGGCCGCTTCACGCTCGAGGGCAGCGTAGAGCATATGCGCGTGATCCAGGCTTATCCCGAACGCGCGCTGGTGATGCGCGGTGCGCTCGGCCCACTCCAGCCCGAGCCGGTGACGGGCGTGCTCACCATCGCGATCAGCGAGGTCGAGGAAGGCACGCGGATCGTGTGGGAATATAATGTCGGCGGCTTCATGCGCTTCGAGACGCCGGTGATCGCGCGCGCGGTCGACGGGGTGATGAGCGAGCAGCTCGCCGGCCTTGCCGGGCTGCTGGGCCAGGTGGATCTGCCGGAGTCCGAACCCGAGCCGGAGTCCGAACCCGAGCCGGAGCCCGATCCCGATCCCGAGCCCGAGCCCGAGATCGAAGCCGAAGCGGTGATTGAGCAAACGCCCGCAGAGCGCGGGCCGAGCGTGGAGGAAGCCTTCGGCGACCTTGTTGAGGACGAGAGCGGGGACAAAAGCCCGCGATAG
- a CDS encoding DNA-directed RNA polymerase subunit alpha, with amino-acid sequence MSVNTKNWQELKKPNALEIKEGGDKQRKTTFVAEPLERGFGLTLGNALRRVLLSSLQGAAITSIKIENVLHEFSSLAGVREDVTDIVLNVKQIALKMEGEGPKRLQLSMTGPATVKAGDIAVTGDIEVMNKDLVLCHLDEGATLNMELTADVGKGYAPAVQNRPADAPIGLIPVDSLYSPVRQVSYKVENARVGQELDYDKLSLTVETDGTVTPEDAVAYAARILQDQLTLFVHFEDGIPQPQSAMIGHAAQPQEDDANQLNRYLLKKVDELELSVRSANCLKNDNIIYIGDLVQKTEAEMLRTPNFGRKSLNEIKEVLSSMGLRLGMDIPGWPPENIEEMAKKLEQELLG; translated from the coding sequence ATGTCCGTCAACACGAAGAACTGGCAGGAACTCAAGAAACCCAACGCTCTCGAAATCAAGGAAGGCGGCGACAAGCAGCGCAAGACCACCTTCGTCGCCGAACCGCTCGAGCGCGGCTTCGGCCTCACCCTCGGCAATGCCCTGCGCCGGGTGCTCCTCTCCAGCCTCCAGGGCGCGGCGATCACCTCGATCAAGATCGAGAACGTGCTGCATGAATTCTCCTCGCTCGCCGGCGTGCGCGAGGACGTGACCGACATCGTGCTCAACGTGAAGCAGATCGCGCTCAAGATGGAAGGCGAAGGGCCCAAGCGCCTGCAGCTTTCGATGACCGGCCCCGCCACGGTCAAGGCCGGCGACATCGCCGTCACCGGCGACATCGAGGTGATGAACAAGGACCTCGTCCTGTGCCACCTCGACGAAGGCGCGACGCTCAACATGGAACTGACCGCGGACGTGGGCAAGGGCTATGCCCCGGCCGTCCAGAACCGTCCGGCCGATGCGCCGATCGGGCTGATCCCGGTCGACTCGCTGTATTCGCCGGTGCGTCAGGTGAGCTACAAGGTCGAGAATGCCCGCGTCGGGCAGGAGCTCGATTATGACAAGCTCTCGCTCACGGTCGAAACCGACGGCACGGTCACGCCGGAAGACGCGGTCGCCTATGCCGCGCGGATCCTGCAGGACCAGCTGACGCTGTTCGTCCACTTCGAGGACGGCATCCCGCAGCCGCAGTCGGCGATGATCGGCCATGCCGCGCAGCCGCAGGAAGACGACGCGAACCAGCTCAACCGCTACCTTCTCAAGAAGGTGGACGAGCTCGAACTGTCGGTCCGCAGCGCCAACTGCCTCAAGAACGACAACATCATCTACATCGGCGACCTCGTCCAGAAGACCGAGGCCGAGATGCTCCGCACGCCGAACTTCGGCCGCAAGTCGCTCAACGAGATCAAGGAAGTCCTTTCCTCGATGGGCCTGCGCCTCGGCATGGACATCCCCGGCTGGCCGCCGGAGAACATCGAGGAAATGGCCAAGAAGCTCGAACAGGAGCTTCTGGGCTGA
- the lpdA gene encoding dihydrolipoyl dehydrogenase translates to MAEYDYDVLIIGAGPGGYVAAIRAAQLGLKTACVESRETLGGTCLNVGCIPSKALLHASELFEEAEGGHFATWGIEAKATFDLKKMMAEKSKAVSDLTGGIEFLFKKNKITWLKGHAAFEDAHTVKVGDETHTAKDIVIATGSSVTPLPGVEVDNAKKRIVDSTGALDLPEVPEHLVVIGGGVIGLELGSVWRRLGAKVTVIEFLDQLLPGMDGEVRKEAGKIFKKQGMNMMLGHKVTGASVKGKKVTLTVEKSAGGDEQTIEASHVLVSIGRRPNTDGLMLEKAGLQTNNKGQVEIGHDFRTKVDNIWAIGDVAPGPMLAHKAEDEGIAVAEFIAGQTGIVNHDVIPNVVYTTPEIAGVGLTLEQAVEAAGGDKAKVKVGKFPMMANSRAKANRDTDGFVKVIADAETDRVLGVWMVNSLAGTMIAQAAQAMEFGATSEDIAYTCHAHPTHAEAFKEAAMAVTGKPIHI, encoded by the coding sequence ATGGCTGAATACGACTACGACGTCCTCATCATCGGTGCCGGCCCCGGCGGCTATGTCGCTGCGATCCGCGCGGCGCAGCTTGGGCTGAAGACCGCCTGCGTCGAAAGCCGCGAAACGCTCGGCGGGACGTGCCTCAACGTGGGCTGCATCCCGTCGAAGGCGCTGCTCCACGCCTCCGAACTGTTCGAGGAAGCCGAGGGCGGCCATTTCGCGACCTGGGGGATCGAGGCCAAGGCGACGTTCGACCTCAAGAAAATGATGGCCGAAAAATCCAAGGCCGTGAGCGACCTCACCGGCGGCATCGAGTTCCTGTTCAAGAAGAACAAGATCACCTGGCTCAAAGGCCACGCCGCGTTCGAGGACGCGCACACGGTCAAGGTCGGTGACGAAACCCACACGGCGAAGGACATCGTCATCGCGACCGGCTCTTCCGTCACCCCGCTCCCCGGCGTCGAGGTCGACAACGCAAAGAAGCGTATCGTCGATTCGACCGGCGCACTCGACCTGCCCGAAGTCCCCGAACATCTCGTCGTGATCGGCGGCGGCGTGATCGGCCTCGAACTCGGCAGCGTTTGGCGCAGGCTCGGGGCGAAGGTGACGGTGATCGAATTCCTCGACCAGCTCCTGCCCGGCATGGACGGCGAAGTGCGCAAGGAAGCGGGCAAGATCTTCAAGAAGCAGGGCATGAACATGATGCTCGGCCACAAGGTCACCGGCGCCAGCGTCAAGGGCAAGAAAGTGACGCTGACGGTCGAGAAATCGGCCGGCGGCGACGAACAGACCATCGAGGCGAGTCACGTCCTCGTCTCGATCGGGCGACGGCCCAACACCGACGGGCTGATGCTGGAAAAGGCCGGGCTGCAGACCAACAACAAGGGCCAGGTCGAAATCGGCCACGACTTCCGCACCAAGGTCGACAACATCTGGGCGATCGGCGACGTGGCTCCCGGCCCCATGCTCGCGCACAAGGCCGAGGACGAGGGCATCGCCGTGGCCGAATTCATCGCCGGGCAGACGGGCATCGTGAACCACGATGTGATCCCGAACGTCGTCTACACCACGCCGGAAATCGCGGGCGTGGGCCTCACCCTGGAACAGGCGGTCGAAGCCGCGGGCGGCGACAAGGCCAAGGTCAAGGTCGGCAAGTTCCCGATGATGGCGAACAGCCGCGCCAAGGCGAACCGCGACACAGACGGCTTCGTCAAGGTGATCGCCGATGCGGAAACCGACCGCGTGCTGGGCGTGTGGATGGTGAACTCGCTTGCGGGCACCATGATCGCGCAGGCGGCCCAAGCGATGGAATTCGGCGCGACGTCGGAAGACATCGCCTATACCTGCCACGCCCACCCGACCCATGCCGAGGCGTTCAAGGAAGCGGCGATGGCGGTGACGGGCAAGCCGATCCATATCTGA
- a CDS encoding amidase family protein: MAYPQVTTKPGALDTAAAIREGRLSVAEAVDAAIVRIEHLDAEVNALAVPDFERAFETAKAMDREGPPKDGGENQPLFGVPMTVKESFDVAGLQSCWGHERLTDYVPARDAELVRRLKAAGAVIIGKTNVPTDLTDWQSFNPVYGRTTNPHDPARSPGGSSGGGAAAVAAGMVPCEYGTDIGGSVRVPAHFCGIWGHKTTHGIVSKRGHDHPMMARREGFVAAHESALSIAGPLARNAEDLAVLTEIGARFPLRAKGKPLAECRLLALTDLPGCPLDASVAGPTEAALEALAQAGIAVDRESELLPDLAQQHRDYLRMMNTVMARGAPSPSGKRATASDWFDLLDAQAASQVLWERLFERYDFVLAPPAPVLAVPHREEAVFKGSLDVNGEDVPGGAGLIFSGLATFPGLPSTVLPIGSSGYLGAELPCGMQVMGPAFADLDCIAAAGEIGKILHG; encoded by the coding sequence ATGGCCTATCCGCAAGTGACGACCAAGCCCGGCGCGCTCGACACCGCGGCGGCGATCCGGGAGGGCAGGCTCTCTGTCGCCGAGGCGGTCGATGCCGCGATCGTGCGGATCGAGCATCTCGATGCCGAAGTGAACGCTCTCGCCGTGCCCGATTTCGAGCGCGCCTTTGAAACCGCCAAGGCGATGGACCGGGAAGGGCCTCCAAAAGACGGGGGCGAGAACCAGCCGCTCTTCGGAGTGCCGATGACGGTCAAGGAAAGCTTCGATGTGGCGGGCCTGCAATCCTGCTGGGGCCATGAACGGCTGACCGATTACGTGCCCGCGCGCGATGCCGAACTGGTCCGGCGGCTCAAGGCCGCCGGCGCGGTCATCATCGGCAAGACCAACGTGCCGACCGACCTCACCGACTGGCAGAGCTTCAACCCGGTCTATGGCCGCACCACGAACCCGCATGACCCGGCGCGCTCACCCGGCGGTTCCTCCGGCGGCGGCGCGGCGGCGGTGGCGGCCGGGATGGTGCCTTGCGAATACGGCACGGACATCGGCGGATCGGTCCGCGTGCCGGCGCATTTCTGCGGCATCTGGGGGCACAAGACGACCCACGGCATCGTCTCGAAACGCGGCCATGACCACCCGATGATGGCCCGGCGCGAAGGCTTCGTCGCGGCGCATGAAAGCGCGCTGTCGATCGCCGGTCCGCTCGCGCGCAATGCGGAAGATCTCGCCGTGCTGACCGAAATCGGCGCGCGCTTCCCGCTCCGGGCGAAGGGCAAGCCGCTCGCCGAGTGCCGCCTGCTCGCGCTCACCGACCTGCCCGGCTGCCCGCTCGACGCCAGCGTCGCCGGGCCGACCGAAGCCGCGCTCGAAGCGCTCGCGCAGGCGGGCATTGCGGTGGACCGGGAAAGCGAACTCCTGCCCGATCTCGCGCAGCAGCACCGCGACTACCTGCGCATGATGAACACCGTCATGGCCCGCGGCGCGCCCTCGCCCAGCGGCAAGCGCGCCACGGCGAGCGACTGGTTCGACCTGCTCGACGCGCAGGCCGCGAGCCAGGTCCTGTGGGAGCGGCTGTTCGAGCGCTACGACTTCGTCCTCGCGCCCCCCGCCCCGGTCCTCGCCGTGCCGCATCGCGAGGAGGCGGTGTTCAAGGGCTCGCTCGACGTGAACGGCGAGGACGTGCCGGGCGGCGCGGGGCTGATCTTCTCAGGGCTCGCCACCTTCCCCGGCCTGCCCTCGACCGTCCTTCCCATCGGGTCGAGCGGCTATCTCGGCGCGGAGCTGCCCTGCGGGATGCAGGTCATGGGGCCGGCCTTTGCCGACCTCGACTGCATCGCGGCGGCGGGCGAGATCGGGAAAATCTTGCACGGCTGA
- the rpsM gene encoding 30S ribosomal protein S13, protein MARIAGVNIPTNKRVIIALTYIHGIGRTTAVQIADKLGIPHSARVQDLTDEEVLRIRETIDSEYTVEGDLRRQTAMNIKRLMDLRSYRGLRHRNQLPVRGQRTHTNARTRKGKAKPIAGKKK, encoded by the coding sequence GTGGCTCGTATTGCCGGGGTAAACATCCCCACCAACAAGCGCGTGATTATCGCGCTCACCTATATTCACGGAATCGGCCGCACGACGGCCGTGCAGATCGCGGACAAGCTGGGCATCCCGCACAGCGCGCGCGTGCAGGACCTCACCGACGAGGAAGTGCTGCGTATCCGCGAGACGATCGATTCGGAATACACCGTCGAGGGTGATCTTCGTCGCCAGACCGCGATGAACATCAAGCGGCTGATGGACCTGCGCTCCTACCGGGGCCTGCGCCACCGCAACCAGCTGCCCGTCCGCGGCCAGCGCACCCATACCAACGCCCGCACCCGCAAGGGTAAGGCGAAGCCCATCGCCGGGAAGAAGAAGTAA